GAACCGCCCAGACATTTCCCGTAAATTTGCCACCTCGTAATAATTCCCAAAAAGCGGCTGGTGCATACTCAAAAATACCTGTTTGCTGCAAATAATCAATTTGTTCGCCTGTAAATTGCAGCGCTTCGAGATAACTCAAAACCTGCTCCAGCCCCATCGCCACAAAATAGCCAAAGCCATTGGAGAGCCGTCGCGTAAACATTTCAAAATGCGCAGGTGTTTCCGCCAATCCTTCGCCGACATAGCAAGCTGACATGGTGAGCTGATACAAATCCGTCAGTAAGCTATAGTCCGCCGCCGTAATCGCCAAGTTGCCGCCTGCCATGGGTAAAAGTAACTCCGTTAGTTCAATCGCAAAGCTTATGTGTTTATTTTACACGATGTTCGTTTAGCCGCCCAATTCCTAAATTTGTCGATGCTACGATCAAATCAAGATAATTAAGTATGAGGAAAATATATTCTGATATGGCAACCCTAAAAAATCGGCGATCGCAGAATATTGAGGGTGAATTTTATGTGGATAGCACCTGCATTGACTGTGATACCTGCCGTTGGCTAAGCCCTGAAATTTTTAATCGCCAAGAAAGTCAATCGGCGGTTTATCACCAACCCAAAAATGCTGCTGAAGAAAGGGAAGCTTTGCAAGCATTGTTAGCTTGTCCGACAGCATCCATCGGCACGGTTAATCCTCCTAATGACATTAAAACGATCCAAGCTGAGTTTCCTTTGCCCATTGCCGAAAATGTGTACTATTGTGGCTATCATTCAAAAAAATCCTTTGGTGCGGCCTCTTATTTTATCCAGCGCCCAGAGGGTAATATTCTCATTGATTCGCCTCGCTTTAACCCCCCTTTAACGAAACAATTAGAAAATATGGGCGGGGTGAAATATCTCTACCTCACCCACCGCGATGATGTGGCGGATCACCAAAAATTTCATGATCATTTTGCCTGCGATCGCCTCCTCCATCAGACCGAAATTAGCGACAGCACAAAGAATCTGGAAATTGTTCTAGAGGGAACAGAACCCATTGATTTTGCTGAAGATATCAAAATTATTCTAGTGCCGGGACATACCGCAGGCCATACCGTACTACTCTACAAAAATGAGTATTTATTTACGGGTGATCATCTCGCCTATTCTGCGCGGCTAGGGCATTTGACGGGCTTTAGAAATTACTGTTGGTATTCGTGGGAAAAGCAAATCGAATCCATGAAAAAACTGCGGGATTACAAATTTTCGTGGATTTTACCGGGACATGGTCGACGCTATCACCAAGATCCTGAGACAATGCAGCAAGATTT
This portion of the [Limnothrix rosea] IAM M-220 genome encodes:
- a CDS encoding MBL fold metallo-hydrolase, with product MATLKNRRSQNIEGEFYVDSTCIDCDTCRWLSPEIFNRQESQSAVYHQPKNAAEEREALQALLACPTASIGTVNPPNDIKTIQAEFPLPIAENVYYCGYHSKKSFGAASYFIQRPEGNILIDSPRFNPPLTKQLENMGGVKYLYLTHRDDVADHQKFHDHFACDRLLHQTEISDSTKNLEIVLEGTEPIDFAEDIKIILVPGHTAGHTVLLYKNEYLFTGDHLAYSARLGHLTGFRNYCWYSWEKQIESMKKLRDYKFSWILPGHGRRYHQDPETMQQDLQQCIDWMATV